One stretch of Tistrella mobilis DNA includes these proteins:
- a CDS encoding DUF4135 domain-containing protein, with protein sequence MTTLPFDGLFRPLGQAAAMGLDALPGVAEGWRMAAIRGLADHLAERFAAIAAPLVFQLFETRRPPLPAAALLLDRPPAGTSSAAHDAFIAGLIAGGWQAVCARHPVLASRLDRVAADGRAAAADLLRAFAADRDRLAPLTGPAPDITTITFGLSDPHGHGRGVARVDLADGRALAFKPRGLAPEAGFFALLGWLDERMSAGQRRRLPPQHCPAVIDCGSHGWMAWVERAPCTATAEVEAFHRRLGGLAALLDLLGANDVHSDNLIAAGAAPVVVDLECLFGLPAASPALDRLEATPALLTTGLLPFLVPLPGGASHRGGLWRNMGCLGPVLPAATVPDNGWCHIGTDWIRRATVAVPVEDPCRPVLDGREADVTPWVPALVDGHDAAMEVLIAHRDALAAADGPLAFTGALCRHVALPTESYRRLLVRLAEPDLADAPEAPAAQAARIAHRPPQPGIDAGLWPGLLAAEARALARLDVPAFRFDPADGRLSEADGSPIGRFAPPPRARIIAKARALSDVDRRRAGGMLGQVLAPVRPAAADYQGLAAHLVATALPRSDGGIDWIRPHERPPIAWRPAGHGLYHGSPGIALALAQAGRLAGRSDWLDAARAALLPLRRFIADPGADNALAAFGPGYADGLGGMIAGLVWAAELLDDPAFIGDASRLARTADPDDTTAPLPFDLHDGLAGLVVALAFLHSRAPSAALARQLRRQADRLIAMATTDGDALIWRPARGPVLAGLAHGQSGMAVALAAAGTVTDTPVLIDAARRALTAEDRLFDPARANWPSPDRGHRPATAWCHGAAGIALARLALLNLAPDIFADRRAELDTALATTAGAPSSGAGDLCCGDAGRRIILIRAGRTVPGPLCGPPVLWSDAPPLAAPDPCLFKGLAGLCHADALAHGGPQTSCFLLPFG encoded by the coding sequence GTGACGACGTTGCCCTTCGACGGCCTGTTCCGACCGCTCGGCCAGGCGGCGGCCATGGGCCTGGATGCCCTGCCCGGCGTGGCAGAGGGCTGGCGGATGGCCGCGATCCGCGGCCTCGCCGATCACCTGGCCGAACGTTTTGCCGCCATCGCGGCGCCGCTGGTCTTCCAGCTGTTCGAAACCCGCCGCCCGCCCCTGCCGGCCGCCGCGCTGCTGCTCGACCGGCCACCGGCCGGCACCTCTTCCGCCGCCCATGACGCCTTCATCGCCGGGCTGATCGCAGGTGGCTGGCAGGCTGTGTGCGCCCGGCACCCGGTCCTGGCCTCGCGTCTGGACCGGGTCGCGGCCGATGGCCGGGCGGCGGCGGCCGATCTGCTTCGCGCCTTCGCCGCCGACCGCGACCGGCTGGCCCCGCTCACGGGTCCCGCTCCCGACATCACGACCATCACCTTCGGCCTGTCGGACCCCCATGGCCATGGCCGCGGCGTGGCGCGGGTCGATCTTGCCGACGGCCGGGCGCTCGCCTTCAAACCGCGCGGCCTTGCGCCCGAAGCCGGCTTCTTCGCCCTGCTCGGCTGGCTTGACGAGCGGATGAGCGCCGGCCAGCGCCGCCGCCTGCCGCCGCAGCATTGTCCGGCGGTGATTGATTGCGGCAGCCATGGCTGGATGGCCTGGGTGGAGCGGGCCCCCTGTACCGCTACGGCGGAGGTGGAGGCCTTCCACCGCCGCCTGGGCGGGCTTGCAGCGCTGCTCGACCTGCTCGGCGCCAATGACGTGCATTCCGACAATCTGATCGCGGCCGGCGCCGCACCGGTGGTGGTCGATCTCGAATGCCTGTTCGGCCTGCCCGCGGCGTCACCCGCCCTCGACCGGCTGGAAGCCACGCCTGCCCTGCTCACCACCGGGCTGCTGCCCTTTCTGGTGCCGCTGCCGGGCGGGGCGTCGCACAGGGGCGGGCTCTGGCGCAATATGGGCTGCCTCGGCCCGGTGCTGCCGGCGGCGACCGTGCCCGACAATGGCTGGTGCCATATCGGCACCGACTGGATCCGCCGCGCAACGGTGGCGGTGCCGGTAGAAGATCCCTGCCGCCCCGTCCTCGACGGCCGGGAGGCGGATGTCACCCCCTGGGTCCCGGCGCTGGTCGACGGCCATGACGCGGCGATGGAGGTGTTGATCGCCCATCGCGATGCGCTGGCCGCCGCAGACGGCCCCCTCGCCTTCACCGGCGCGCTCTGCCGCCATGTCGCCCTGCCCACCGAAAGCTATCGCCGCCTGCTGGTGCGTCTGGCCGAGCCGGACCTGGCCGATGCCCCGGAGGCGCCCGCCGCCCAGGCCGCACGCATCGCCCACCGGCCGCCACAGCCGGGCATCGATGCCGGTCTCTGGCCGGGCCTGCTGGCGGCAGAGGCGCGCGCGCTCGCCCGTCTCGACGTGCCCGCTTTCCGCTTCGATCCGGCCGATGGCCGGCTCAGCGAAGCCGATGGCAGCCCGATCGGCCGGTTCGCCCCGCCCCCGCGGGCCCGCATCATCGCAAAGGCCCGCGCGCTGTCGGATGTCGACCGGCGGCGCGCAGGCGGCATGCTCGGCCAGGTGCTGGCGCCGGTCCGGCCGGCAGCCGCCGATTACCAGGGACTGGCGGCGCATCTGGTCGCCACCGCCCTGCCCCGCAGCGATGGCGGGATCGACTGGATCCGCCCCCATGAACGCCCGCCGATCGCCTGGCGGCCGGCCGGCCACGGCCTCTATCACGGCAGCCCCGGCATCGCGCTGGCGCTGGCCCAGGCCGGCCGTCTGGCCGGGCGGTCCGACTGGCTGGACGCCGCACGGGCCGCCCTTCTGCCGCTCCGCCGCTTCATCGCAGATCCCGGGGCGGATAACGCGCTTGCAGCCTTCGGCCCCGGCTATGCCGACGGGCTGGGCGGCATGATCGCAGGTCTGGTCTGGGCGGCGGAGCTGCTCGACGATCCGGCGTTCATCGGCGATGCTTCCCGCCTCGCCCGCACCGCCGATCCCGACGACACCACCGCACCCCTGCCGTTCGACCTGCATGACGGCCTGGCCGGGCTGGTGGTCGCCCTCGCCTTCCTGCACAGCCGCGCCCCCTCGGCCGCGCTGGCTCGACAGCTTCGGCGCCAGGCCGACCGCCTCATCGCCATGGCCACCACCGATGGCGATGCCCTGATCTGGCGGCCGGCGCGCGGCCCGGTGCTGGCGGGCCTTGCCCATGGCCAGTCGGGCATGGCGGTGGCGCTGGCCGCCGCCGGCACCGTGACCGATACCCCGGTCCTGATCGATGCCGCCCGCCGGGCGCTGACGGCCGAAGATCGGCTGTTCGATCCGGCCCGCGCCAACTGGCCCTCCCCCGATCGCGGTCATCGCCCCGCCACCGCCTGGTGCCATGGCGCGGCCGGCATCGCGCTCGCCCGGCTGGCCCTGCTCAATCTGGCACCCGACATCTTCGCCGACCGGCGCGCGGAGCTGGACACGGCCCTCGCCACGACGGCAGGCGCCCCCTCCTCGGGCGCCGGGGATCTCTGCTGCGGCGATGCCGGCCGCCGGATCATCCTCATCCGGGCCGGCCGAACGGTCCCCGGGCCTCTGTGCGGCCCGCCGGTGCTCTGGAGCGACGCCCCGCCGCTGGCCGCGCCGGATCCCTGCCTGTTCAAGGGCCTGGCCGGGCTCTGCCATGCGGACGCCCTCGCCCATGGCGGGCCGCAGACCTCCTGCTTTCTGCTGCCGTTCGGTTGA
- a CDS encoding antibiotic biosynthesis monooxygenase family protein, with the protein MILVVFEAVPTEIGRQTYLEHATMLSPRLGEVDGFVSVERFENLARPGHLLSLSAWRDMAAVDAWRRDGAHRMAQAVGRSGVFADYRLRVATTLRDYGLTQRAEAPADAL; encoded by the coding sequence ATGATCCTCGTCGTCTTCGAAGCCGTTCCGACCGAGATCGGCCGCCAGACCTATCTCGAACATGCCACCATGCTCAGCCCGCGCCTCGGCGAGGTCGACGGCTTCGTGTCGGTCGAGCGCTTCGAGAACCTCGCCCGCCCCGGCCATCTGCTGTCGCTCTCCGCCTGGCGCGACATGGCCGCGGTCGATGCCTGGCGGCGCGACGGCGCCCATCGCATGGCCCAGGCGGTCGGCCGTTCCGGCGTCTTCGCCGATTATCGCCTGAGGGTCGCGACCACGCTGCGCGATTATGGTCTCACGCAGCGCGCGGAGGCCCCGGCCGATGCTCTCTGA
- a CDS encoding TetR/AcrR family transcriptional regulator codes for MTDASAARPSLRDQQRDQTRQRLLDAAVTSLIERGVARTTTLEVQRRAGASRGALLHHFPSHAALLSATIGELVRRNDAAVSRALEHHEPDTSPVARAIRSLVEMSSQPAFMAELELWAAARTDPDLQAAIRAAERDARSDRERVVSALFAPVADRPNYAAVVEMTIQVLRGLAVSRQISRRPETERELIDRWIWAAETLLSAPPPEG; via the coding sequence ATGACCGATGCTTCCGCTGCCCGGCCCTCGCTCCGCGACCAGCAGCGCGACCAGACCCGGCAGCGCCTGCTGGATGCGGCGGTCACCTCGCTGATCGAACGCGGCGTGGCGCGGACCACGACGCTGGAAGTCCAGCGCCGCGCCGGCGCCAGCCGCGGCGCGCTGCTGCATCATTTCCCAAGCCATGCCGCCCTGCTCTCGGCCACGATCGGCGAGCTGGTCCGGCGCAACGACGCCGCGGTTTCGCGCGCGCTGGAACATCACGAACCGGACACGAGCCCGGTCGCACGCGCGATCCGCAGCCTGGTGGAGATGAGCAGCCAGCCCGCCTTCATGGCCGAGCTGGAACTCTGGGCCGCCGCCCGCACCGATCCCGATCTTCAGGCCGCGATCCGCGCCGCCGAACGCGATGCCCGCAGCGATCGCGAACGGGTGGTCTCGGCCCTGTTCGCGCCGGTCGCCGACCGGCCGAATTATGCCGCGGTGGTGGAGATGACCATCCAGGTCCTGCGCGGCCTCGCGGTCTCGCGCCAGATCTCGCGACGGCCCGAGACCGAGCGCGAGCTGATCGACCGCTGGATCTGGGCGGCGGAGACGCTGCTCTCCGCCCCGCCGCCCGAAGGCTGA
- a CDS encoding Na+/H+ antiporter — MGLITLVLVMLLAVVASGFLVRLLPVALPLPLVQIALGAGIAAVADLGIRLSPEVFFLLFLPPLLFLDGWRIPKPGLFRDYGAILQLALGLVVFTVLGMGFFIHWMIPTMPLEVAFALAAVLSPTDPIAVTAIAARSPLPARVMHVLEGESLLNDASGLVCLRFAVAALLTGGFSMSEALLSFAQLALGGLATGVLITLGATWIKGRISRHAGEEPGIEVLISLLIPFGAWLVADRLGVSPILAAVAAGITMSHAEIRGQVQAITRVRRNAVWDTVQFAVNGVIFVLMGEQLPAILSGAVTAVRETGHHEAWWLAVYVLAITAGLAALRWLWVYVSLRLTLLRRHEGAPLSRGTIHRLVGAMTLAGVRGAITLAGILTLPLMLDHRTGFPARDLAIFLAAGVILASLIAAAIGLPRVLKGLAPDALAKPDQTADRIRAAAARAAILAVERAQHEMSAGRTDADLHAAVAARVMELYRRRLDADSPDATTADLFRRTDEIERRLRLAGLRAERAEIFRIARAREIDDDLARRLVREIDLMEARYLA; from the coding sequence ATGGGACTGATCACCCTGGTGCTGGTGATGCTGCTGGCGGTGGTGGCGAGCGGTTTCCTGGTCAGGCTGCTGCCGGTTGCCCTGCCCCTGCCGCTGGTGCAGATCGCGCTGGGTGCCGGCATCGCCGCGGTGGCCGATCTGGGCATCCGGCTTTCGCCCGAGGTCTTCTTCCTGCTGTTCCTGCCGCCGCTGCTGTTTCTGGACGGCTGGCGCATCCCCAAGCCGGGGCTGTTCCGCGATTACGGTGCGATCCTGCAGCTGGCGCTGGGGCTGGTGGTGTTCACCGTGCTGGGCATGGGCTTCTTCATCCATTGGATGATCCCGACCATGCCGCTGGAGGTGGCCTTTGCGCTGGCGGCCGTGCTGTCGCCCACCGATCCGATCGCGGTGACGGCGATCGCCGCCCGCAGCCCGCTGCCGGCGCGGGTGATGCATGTGCTGGAAGGCGAATCGCTGCTCAACGACGCCTCGGGCCTGGTCTGCCTGCGCTTCGCGGTGGCGGCGCTGCTGACCGGCGGTTTCTCGATGTCCGAGGCGCTGCTGAGCTTTGCGCAGCTGGCGCTGGGCGGGCTTGCGACGGGTGTGCTGATCACCCTGGGCGCCACCTGGATCAAGGGCCGGATCAGCCGCCATGCCGGCGAGGAACCGGGCATCGAGGTGCTGATCAGCCTGTTGATCCCCTTTGGTGCCTGGCTGGTGGCGGACCGGCTGGGTGTGTCGCCGATCCTGGCGGCGGTGGCCGCGGGCATCACCATGTCCCATGCCGAGATCCGCGGTCAGGTTCAGGCGATCACCCGGGTGCGGCGCAATGCCGTCTGGGACACGGTGCAGTTCGCCGTCAACGGCGTCATCTTCGTGCTGATGGGCGAGCAGCTGCCGGCGATCCTGTCGGGCGCCGTCACCGCGGTGCGCGAGACCGGCCATCACGAGGCCTGGTGGCTGGCGGTCTATGTGCTGGCGATCACGGCCGGGCTTGCGGCGCTGCGCTGGCTTTGGGTCTATGTCTCGCTGCGCCTGACCCTGCTGCGCCGGCACGAGGGGGCGCCGCTGTCGCGCGGCACCATTCATCGGCTGGTGGGGGCGATGACGCTGGCGGGGGTGCGCGGTGCGATCACCCTGGCCGGCATCCTGACCCTGCCGCTGATGCTGGACCACAGGACCGGTTTTCCGGCGCGCGATCTTGCGATCTTCCTGGCGGCCGGGGTGATCCTGGCCTCGCTGATCGCGGCCGCGATCGGCCTGCCGCGGGTGCTGAAGGGGCTGGCGCCGGATGCGCTGGCAAAGCCGGACCAGACCGCCGACCGCATCCGGGCGGCGGCGGCCCGGGCGGCGATCCTGGCGGTGGAGCGCGCCCAGCACGAGATGTCGGCGGGGCGCACCGATGCCGATCTGCATGCCGCCGTGGCGGCCCGGGTGATGGAGCTGTATCGCCGCAGGCTGGATGCCGACAGCCCGGATGCGACCACGGCCGATCTGTTCCGTCGCACCGACGAGATCGAACGCCGGCTGCGGCTGGCGGGGCTGAGGGCCGAGCGGGCGGAGATTTTCCGCATTGCCCGCGCCCGCGAGATCGATGACGACCTGGCCCGCCGGCTGGTACGCGAGATCGACCTGATGGAAGCCCGCTATCTGGCCTGA
- a CDS encoding ArsR/SmtB family transcription factor: protein MTPNIASGQLVAEIAAVIGDVARANILTALMDGRALTAGELAAHAGVTPQTTSGHLAKLADAGLITGERQGRHRYVRLASPAVAEVIEALMTVAATGPVRHRPVGPRDLALRAARSCYDHMAGRLGVGLAAALEAGGLVAVADGSGAVTARGRDFFHDHGIAIDVGRGSRPLCRTCLDWSERRHHLAGRLGAALFTHALDQGWVRRAETSRTLTVTPPGRIAFNRVFGVDDTVLVP from the coding sequence ATGACGCCGAACATCGCCTCCGGACAGCTGGTCGCCGAAATCGCCGCCGTCATCGGCGACGTCGCCCGCGCCAATATCCTGACCGCCCTGATGGACGGCCGGGCACTGACCGCGGGCGAGCTGGCCGCCCATGCCGGCGTCACCCCCCAGACCACCAGCGGCCATCTCGCGAAGCTGGCCGATGCCGGGCTGATCACCGGTGAACGCCAGGGCCGGCACCGCTATGTCCGCCTGGCCTCCCCCGCCGTCGCCGAGGTGATCGAGGCGCTGATGACCGTCGCCGCCACCGGCCCGGTGCGCCATCGGCCGGTCGGGCCGCGCGATCTGGCGCTGCGGGCCGCCCGCAGCTGCTATGACCACATGGCCGGCAGGCTGGGGGTTGGCCTGGCCGCGGCGCTGGAAGCCGGCGGGCTGGTTGCGGTCGCCGACGGATCGGGTGCCGTCACCGCCCGCGGCCGTGATTTCTTCCACGATCACGGCATTGCGATCGATGTCGGCCGGGGCAGCCGGCCGCTCTGCCGCACCTGCCTGGACTGGAGTGAGCGCCGCCATCATCTGGCCGGCCGGCTGGGGGCTGCCCTGTTCACCCATGCCCTGGACCAGGGCTGGGTACGGCGGGCCGAAACCAGCCGGACCCTGACCGTCACCCCGCCCGGACGGATCGCCTTCAACCGGGTGTTCGGGGTCGACGATACCGTGCTGGTGCCCTGA
- a CDS encoding crotonase/enoyl-CoA hydratase family protein — MPDFATLRIDQDPASPRIARLLLNRPERLNAITDQTPRDIREAVAWAEANDQVHVIVVEGAGKGFCGGYDLADTAEQVVEHPCQQESYPWDPMVDYAYMKRNTEDFMSLWRCSKPTIAKVHGAAVAGGSDIALCCDLLVMAEDARIGYMPTRVWGCPTTAMWTYRLGPTRAKQLMFTGDVIDGRTAAAWGLANEVVPAAELEAATRKLAERIAGVPRGHLAMHKMVVNQVMLTMGLEQSQMMATVFDGITRHNPEGLWFRRYAQAEGFKAAVQWRDSGRPIPEGDEARAAIHQMDNRAKG, encoded by the coding sequence ATGCCCGATTTCGCCACCCTGCGGATCGACCAGGATCCCGCATCGCCCCGCATTGCGCGGCTGCTGCTGAACCGTCCCGAACGGCTGAACGCCATCACCGACCAGACCCCCCGCGACATCCGCGAGGCGGTCGCCTGGGCCGAGGCCAATGATCAGGTCCATGTGATCGTGGTCGAGGGCGCGGGGAAGGGCTTCTGCGGCGGCTATGACCTGGCCGATACGGCAGAACAGGTGGTGGAGCACCCCTGCCAGCAGGAAAGCTATCCCTGGGATCCGATGGTCGACTACGCGTACATGAAGCGGAACACCGAGGATTTCATGAGCCTCTGGCGCTGTTCCAAGCCGACCATCGCCAAGGTCCATGGCGCGGCGGTGGCCGGCGGCAGCGACATCGCGCTTTGCTGCGACCTGCTGGTGATGGCCGAGGATGCCCGCATCGGCTACATGCCGACCCGTGTCTGGGGTTGCCCGACCACGGCGATGTGGACTTACCGGCTGGGGCCGACCCGCGCCAAGCAGCTGATGTTCACCGGCGACGTGATCGACGGTCGCACCGCCGCCGCCTGGGGGCTGGCCAACGAGGTGGTGCCGGCGGCGGAGCTGGAGGCGGCGACCCGGAAGCTGGCGGAGCGGATTGCCGGTGTACCGCGCGGCCATCTGGCCATGCACAAGATGGTGGTCAATCAGGTGATGCTGACCATGGGTCTGGAACAGAGCCAGATGATGGCGACCGTGTTCGACGGCATCACCCGCCACAATCCGGAAGGGCTGTGGTTCCGCCGTTATGCCCAGGCCGAGGGCTTCAAGGCGGCCGTCCAGTGGCGCGACAGCGGCCGGCCGATCCCCGAGGGCGATGAAGCCCGTGCAGCCATCCACCAGATGGACAACCGGGCCAAGGGCTGA
- a CDS encoding AMP-binding protein, which yields MMPETDRRGAALLARLDATPTPLALLDRVAAARPAHPALEYLPDAAGTPAVVVSYDKLLADVRRAAAALRRLGVGPEDGVAILLPFVPQAVTAVLAAATVGTAFPVNLLLSAEAIAAQLRLARVRVVVTMGPHPALDVRARVAAAVADAPGVATVVEVPVGPETTDALGWTAFLALGEGAGPVSPGDADRVAAFIHTGGTTGAPKLARLSARNLVAATLMVAAGNGMGPADRVLTGLPLFHVGGLVDVLLAALSEGATVIFPTATALRNPAVVGRFWEIVDETRTSLIGSVPTILAAIVDAPRGSSTLATLRGLLTGGSPLAPELAKRVEAVSGRPVSQLYGMTETGGIVAVQPVDGRFHDHAVGPPVPLMQVTVAQGGEIRVAGPNVFQGYLTEAGIEGVPADGWFASGDLGELLPSGELRITGRAKDVIIRSGHNIDPVLIEEVAHRHPAVAQAAAVAMPDDYAGELPVLYVMPRAGAECRAEDVAAFVAAAIAEPPARPRHVFVVPDLPLTPLGKIARFRLRQDATLHRVRAALADIAPGAELRCTDPAARQVAVEVPGGLDAMVRAGVAAALGRLGLELAAEA from the coding sequence ATGATGCCGGAGACCGATCGGCGGGGGGCGGCGCTGCTGGCCCGCCTGGACGCCACACCCACGCCGCTGGCGCTGCTGGACCGGGTCGCGGCGGCCCGGCCGGCGCATCCGGCGCTGGAATACCTGCCCGATGCCGCGGGCACGCCGGCGGTGGTGGTGTCCTATGACAAGCTGCTGGCGGATGTCCGCCGGGCGGCAGCCGCTCTGCGCCGGCTGGGGGTCGGGCCGGAGGACGGGGTGGCGATCCTGCTGCCCTTCGTGCCCCAGGCCGTGACGGCGGTGCTGGCGGCCGCCACCGTGGGCACCGCCTTTCCGGTCAACCTGCTGCTCTCGGCCGAGGCGATCGCTGCCCAGCTGCGGCTGGCCCGGGTGCGGGTGGTGGTGACCATGGGGCCGCATCCGGCGCTGGATGTGCGGGCGCGGGTGGCGGCGGCCGTGGCGGACGCGCCTGGTGTCGCCACGGTCGTGGAAGTACCGGTGGGGCCCGAGACGACCGATGCGCTCGGCTGGACCGCCTTCCTGGCGCTGGGCGAGGGCGCCGGGCCGGTATCGCCGGGGGATGCCGACCGGGTCGCCGCTTTCATCCATACCGGGGGTACCACCGGCGCGCCGAAACTGGCGCGGTTGTCTGCCCGCAATCTGGTGGCGGCAACCCTGATGGTCGCCGCCGGCAACGGCATGGGCCCCGCGGACCGGGTGCTGACCGGGCTGCCGCTGTTTCATGTCGGCGGGCTGGTCGATGTGCTGCTGGCGGCGCTGTCGGAAGGGGCGACGGTGATCTTCCCGACCGCGACCGCCCTGCGCAACCCGGCCGTGGTCGGCCGGTTCTGGGAGATCGTCGACGAGACCCGCACCAGCCTGATCGGCAGTGTCCCCACCATTCTGGCGGCGATCGTCGATGCGCCGCGCGGCAGCTCCACCCTCGCCACGCTTCGCGGCCTTCTGACCGGCGGCTCGCCGCTGGCGCCGGAACTGGCGAAGCGGGTGGAGGCGGTGAGCGGCCGGCCGGTCTCGCAGCTCTACGGCATGACCGAAACCGGCGGCATCGTCGCGGTGCAGCCGGTGGATGGCCGTTTTCACGATCATGCCGTCGGCCCGCCGGTGCCGCTGATGCAGGTGACCGTGGCCCAGGGCGGCGAGATCCGCGTCGCCGGCCCCAATGTCTTTCAGGGCTATCTGACCGAGGCGGGTATCGAGGGAGTGCCGGCCGACGGCTGGTTCGCCTCGGGCGATCTGGGCGAGCTGCTGCCGTCGGGTGAATTGCGGATCACCGGCCGGGCCAAGGATGTGATCATCCGCAGCGGCCACAATATCGATCCGGTCCTGATCGAAGAGGTCGCCCATCGCCATCCGGCGGTCGCCCAGGCGGCGGCGGTGGCGATGCCCGACGATTATGCGGGCGAACTGCCGGTGCTCTATGTCATGCCCCGCGCCGGGGCGGAATGCCGGGCCGAAGATGTCGCGGCCTTCGTGGCCGCCGCGATCGCCGAACCGCCGGCCCGGCCGCGCCATGTCTTCGTGGTGCCGGATCTGCCGCTGACGCCGCTCGGCAAGATCGCCCGCTTTCGCCTGCGCCAGGACGCGACCCTGCACCGGGTGCGGGCGGCGCTCGCCGATATCGCCCCCGGGGCGGAGCTGCGCTGCACCGATCCTGCTGCCCGGCAGGTGGCGGTCGAGGTGCCGGGCGGTCTGGATGCCATGGTGCGCGCCGGCGTGGCTGCGGCGCTGGGTCGCCTGGGGCTCGAACTTGCCGCCGAGGCTTGA
- a CDS encoding sulfite exporter TauE/SafE family protein, whose amino-acid sequence MLSETDPALILAVAGAFLLAGTVKGVVGFGMPTVSLAVLAGITGLPEAMALLLVPSFVTNLQQALTGGHLKPLLRRLWSLLLVSIPCIWMGVAILAETDPDRLARLLGAVVMIYGAAGLAGLSFRAPPRAEPWISPVIGAVNGLLTGLTGSFVVPGVAWLQALGLDRNALVQAMGLLFAVSTAALGLALGGRSLLTPELGLASALAVIPAVAGMALGARLRRRLPERHFRRVFFGALILLGLRLLVGGG is encoded by the coding sequence ATGCTCTCTGAAACCGATCCCGCCCTGATACTCGCCGTCGCCGGCGCCTTCCTGCTTGCCGGCACCGTCAAGGGTGTGGTCGGCTTCGGCATGCCCACCGTCTCGCTGGCGGTGCTGGCCGGCATCACCGGCCTGCCCGAAGCCATGGCCCTGCTGCTGGTGCCGTCTTTCGTGACCAATCTTCAGCAGGCGCTGACCGGCGGCCACCTGAAACCGCTGCTCCGCCGGCTCTGGTCGCTGCTGCTGGTCTCGATCCCCTGCATCTGGATGGGTGTGGCGATCCTGGCTGAAACCGATCCGGACCGGCTCGCCCGGCTGCTCGGGGCGGTGGTGATGATCTATGGCGCCGCCGGTCTCGCCGGCCTCTCTTTCCGCGCCCCGCCCCGGGCCGAACCCTGGATCTCACCCGTGATCGGTGCGGTGAACGGCCTGCTCACCGGGCTCACCGGATCCTTCGTGGTACCGGGTGTGGCCTGGCTGCAGGCGCTGGGGCTGGACCGCAACGCCCTGGTCCAGGCCATGGGCCTGCTGTTCGCGGTATCGACCGCGGCACTCGGCCTTGCCCTCGGTGGCCGGTCGCTGCTCACCCCCGAACTCGGCCTCGCCTCGGCCCTGGCGGTGATCCCGGCGGTGGCGGGCATGGCACTGGGCGCCCGGCTGCGCCGCCGCCTGCCCGAACGCCATTTCCGCCGGGTGTTTTTCGGTGCCCTGATCCTGCTGGGGCTGCGCCTGCTGGTAGGCGGCGGCTGA
- a CDS encoding OsmC family protein: MKIVRRGSAAWSGGIKDGKGSVSTESGALNAYPYGFAARFEDQAGTNPEELLAATHAGCFTMALSLILGEAGLTADEMKTEAKVTLEKVADGFEITAVHLSLTAKVPGADQAKFEELAAKAKAGCPVSKVLKAKITLDATLAA; the protein is encoded by the coding sequence ATGAAGATCGTGCGACGTGGATCTGCCGCCTGGTCGGGCGGCATCAAGGACGGCAAGGGATCGGTTTCCACCGAAAGCGGGGCGCTCAACGCCTATCCCTATGGCTTCGCGGCCCGGTTCGAGGATCAGGCCGGAACCAATCCGGAAGAATTGCTGGCGGCGACCCATGCCGGCTGCTTCACCATGGCCTTGTCGCTGATCCTGGGCGAGGCGGGGCTGACCGCCGACGAGATGAAGACCGAGGCGAAGGTGACCCTGGAAAAGGTCGCCGACGGTTTCGAGATCACCGCGGTTCATCTCTCGCTCACCGCCAAGGTGCCGGGCGCCGATCAGGCGAAGTTCGAGGAACTGGCCGCCAAGGCCAAGGCCGGCTGCCCGGTCTCGAAAGTGCTGAAGGCCAAGATCACGCTGGATGCGACGCTCGCCGCCTGA